The proteins below come from a single Carnobacterium divergens DSM 20623 genomic window:
- a CDS encoding PTS transporter subunit EIIC, translated as MATDYKKIGEDILAVVGEGNILSITHCATRLRLEVKDRMLIEDQEIEKIDQVKGVFFNAGQYQIILGTGIVNKVYESIIQNNPVFQDKVTNLEEIKKEGNPIKRGIRTLADIFIPIIPGIVATGLFLGLKGVVLNDTVLGFFGTSADHIPAYMLTLMSVLTDTVFAFLPALICWSAFKKFGGTPIIGFVIGLMLVSPMLPNAYSVADINSGVNPIIAFGFIPIVGYQGSVLTALVIGILGAKLERILRKRMPDSLDLMFTPFVVIFVMMLTGLLILGPLLHFVENGLVYVVEGLIHVPFGIGGLIIGFLYPLAVMTGMHHLFIMIETTLLASTGFNPLITLCAMYGFANAAVCFAISTKAKNKNIKVIGTSAGITQLLGVSEPALFGITLRYGMKPLLVMLICSAVGGALLSILGVQANSYGLAVILSPLMYIYDPYQLITYILVGVLTFAVAFVLTYLFAVPQELMISEER; from the coding sequence ATGGCGACAGATTATAAAAAGATAGGCGAAGACATTCTTGCAGTAGTTGGCGAAGGAAATATTCTATCGATAACACATTGTGCAACTCGTTTACGACTAGAAGTTAAGGACCGGATGCTGATTGAGGACCAAGAGATAGAAAAAATTGATCAAGTCAAAGGGGTCTTTTTTAATGCTGGACAGTACCAAATTATTTTAGGAACTGGAATTGTAAATAAAGTATACGAGTCGATTATTCAAAATAATCCTGTCTTTCAAGACAAGGTTACCAATTTAGAAGAAATCAAAAAAGAAGGCAATCCAATCAAACGAGGGATTCGTACGTTAGCGGATATCTTCATTCCAATTATTCCGGGAATTGTTGCAACGGGTCTATTTCTCGGACTAAAAGGTGTTGTGTTAAATGATACAGTCTTGGGATTTTTTGGAACTTCAGCCGACCATATACCTGCGTATATGTTAACGTTGATGAGTGTTTTAACAGACACTGTTTTTGCTTTTTTACCAGCATTAATTTGTTGGTCCGCATTTAAAAAATTTGGAGGAACACCAATTATTGGATTTGTCATAGGATTGATGTTAGTGTCGCCAATGCTTCCTAATGCATATTCTGTAGCAGATATTAACAGTGGCGTTAATCCGATTATTGCATTTGGCTTTATACCAATTGTGGGATATCAAGGAAGTGTTTTGACGGCATTAGTCATTGGGATTTTAGGCGCAAAATTAGAGCGGATTTTACGGAAAAGAATGCCAGATTCACTAGATTTAATGTTCACCCCTTTTGTCGTTATTTTTGTAATGATGCTAACAGGATTACTTATATTGGGACCACTGTTGCACTTTGTTGAAAATGGTTTAGTTTATGTAGTTGAAGGCTTGATTCATGTTCCTTTTGGAATTGGCGGATTGATTATTGGTTTTTTATATCCGTTAGCCGTAATGACGGGAATGCATCATTTATTTATTATGATTGAAACGACATTATTAGCGTCAACAGGTTTCAATCCTTTGATTACTCTATGTGCGATGTATGGATTTGCGAATGCAGCAGTTTGTTTTGCAATTAGTACTAAAGCCAAAAATAAAAATATCAAGGTGATTGGAACAAGTGCAGGAATCACACAATTATTAGGTGTTAGCGAACCAGCATTATTTGGAATTACTCTCCGATATGGAATGAAACCGTTATTAGTGATGCTAATTTGTTCAGCCGTTGGTGGAGCATTGCTTTCTATTTTAGGCGTTCAAGCGAACTCCTATGGGCTAGCCGTGATTT
- a CDS encoding alpha-glucosidase, translating into MKKSKTTKDWWKEEVIYQVYPKSFKDSNNDGVGDIKGIKEKLPYLKELGITTLWICPIFTSPMVDNGYDIADFEGINPEFGTMEEFDELVAEAKKLEIKLMLDLVINHTSDEHTWFQQALADKKSKYREYYIFKEGKERPNNWRSIFGGSVWEKVPGEESYYLHVFDKKQPDLNWENPELRQELYQMINRWLEKGIAGFRIDSITFIKKDQNYESLPADGVDGLVSCKHKTRNQPGIEFFLNELKKETFEKYNCVTVGEAPGVAYDEFSDFIGEEGYFSMIFDFHYADIDVESGSDWFKRTNWTTKEFKELIIQSQEALQNAGWGANFIENHDQPRALSKLVKKEFQTAEAAKGIGAMYFFLRGTPFIYQGQELGMINAERHHMKQFDDISSIDNFYRAIQEGISEKEALNFVNLRSRDNSRTPMPWDNSQYGGFSNHQPWLAMTEEYPTINAAKNTVLEFYKKMIELRQNSPISPILKTGAIHFLKELPDSIIGYYRELGGEKIYSFTNLSPVSETLIVEKEVEVLYLTSHSTQLLGKEIKLAPYQSILVK; encoded by the coding sequence ATGAAAAAGAGCAAAACAACAAAAGATTGGTGGAAAGAAGAAGTTATTTACCAAGTCTATCCCAAGAGTTTTAAAGATTCAAATAATGATGGTGTAGGAGACATCAAAGGAATCAAAGAAAAGTTACCCTATCTAAAAGAATTAGGCATCACAACTCTTTGGATCTGCCCAATTTTTACCTCACCAATGGTTGACAACGGCTATGATATTGCAGATTTTGAAGGCATTAACCCTGAATTTGGAACAATGGAAGAGTTTGATGAATTAGTAGCAGAAGCAAAAAAACTAGAGATTAAGCTGATGCTAGATCTTGTCATCAATCATACCTCAGACGAACACACTTGGTTTCAGCAAGCATTGGCCGACAAAAAAAGTAAATATCGAGAATATTACATCTTTAAAGAAGGGAAGGAACGTCCGAATAATTGGCGTTCGATTTTTGGAGGATCTGTTTGGGAAAAAGTTCCAGGAGAAGAGAGCTACTACTTGCATGTCTTTGATAAAAAGCAGCCCGATTTAAATTGGGAAAATCCAGAGCTACGCCAAGAGTTGTATCAGATGATTAATCGTTGGCTTGAAAAGGGAATTGCAGGGTTTCGTATTGATTCGATTACGTTTATCAAGAAGGATCAGAACTATGAAAGTCTACCTGCTGATGGTGTAGACGGTCTCGTGTCTTGCAAGCATAAGACTAGAAATCAACCAGGAATCGAATTTTTCCTGAATGAATTAAAGAAAGAGACTTTTGAGAAATACAATTGTGTAACTGTTGGAGAAGCTCCAGGAGTGGCTTACGATGAATTTTCAGATTTTATTGGAGAAGAGGGTTATTTTTCAATGATTTTTGATTTCCATTATGCAGATATTGATGTGGAATCTGGATCTGATTGGTTTAAACGAACCAACTGGACTACAAAAGAATTTAAAGAATTAATAATTCAATCTCAGGAAGCGCTACAAAATGCAGGTTGGGGAGCCAATTTTATTGAAAATCACGACCAACCAAGAGCATTGTCTAAGCTTGTTAAGAAAGAATTTCAAACAGCCGAAGCTGCTAAGGGAATTGGTGCAATGTATTTCTTTTTAAGAGGAACGCCATTCATCTATCAAGGTCAAGAATTAGGGATGATTAATGCCGAGCGACATCATATGAAACAATTTGATGATATCTCAAGCATTGATAATTTTTACCGCGCAATACAAGAGGGAATTTCTGAAAAAGAGGCACTTAATTTTGTTAACTTGAGAAGCCGTGATAACTCTCGGACACCGATGCCATGGGACAATAGCCAATATGGTGGTTTTTCAAATCATCAACCATGGTTAGCGATGACTGAAGAATATCCAACGATTAACGCTGCGAAAAATACAGTGTTAGAATTTTATAAAAAAATGATTGAGTTGAGACAAAACTCGCCAATAAGTCCAATTTTAAAAACTGGCGCTATTCATTTCTTGAAGGAATTGCCAGATTCTATTATTGGGTATTATCGAGAATTAGGAGGAGAAAAGATATACTCTTTTACCAATTTGAGTCCTGTGTCAGAAACGCTGATAGTAGAAAAAGAAGTGGAAGTGCTTTATTTAACATCTCACTCGACGCAGCTACTAGGCAAAGAAATCAAACTTGCACCGTATCAAAGTATTTTAGTAAAATAG